The following nucleotide sequence is from Halobaculum sp. MBLA0147.
GCCGGACTCGACTCCTACGAGATTGTTCGGAAAGATACGAGCGTGTTCGGCGGGCTCTTCCTCCTCCAGACCAGCGAGGGGACACAGGTCGTCGTGAAGGACGACGGGGTGCTTCGAACACCGCAGACACAGTACTACGCCCTGTCGGTCGAACAGCTCCCGACCATCGTCGCCAGCGAGTACGACGGTGTCGGGTCTGCAACGATCGACGACAGTGAATCGGAGTCCGACGAGTCGGCCCCGTCTGCGCGTGACGGGGCCCCCGCACTCGGAGGTGTCGACGCATGAGTGACAGACTCAAGGCCGCCGGTCTGACGGTGGCCATCGTGGTCGTGGTGGTCGGCGCGGCAGCCGTCCTCCCGATGGTACAGGGTCAGTCGACCGGCACGCCCGAGCAGCCGGCGGAGTTGGACACCTCGCAGTACGAACCCGACAACGCACTGATCGAACCCGGCCCCGAGAGCGGGCAGATCGAGATGTCCGCCGACGCGGAGCCGAAGACCATCGTCTTCGACGTGGGCCACGAGAACGACATCGAGCGGAGTGAGATCGCACCGCTTGTTGACACGCTCGTCGCCAACGGGCACACGGTTCGGTTCTTCGACCCGCGTGCCGACCCGCGCGTCGACCTAAACACGTCGCTGTCGAAGGCGGACGCCTTCGTCACTGTGAACCCACGGTCGCGGTTCTCGGCGAGTCAGCGCCGGGGGCTCCGTAACTTCACGGACAGCGGCGGGCGGCTGATGGTGATGATGGACCCGGCCGAGTCGACGGCCTCCTTCGGATTCTTCGGCTTCGGTGGCGGCTCGCAGTCCAGTTCGAGCGCGACGGGCGTCACCTCGGAGTACGGCGTCTCGACCGGTCCGAGCGAGTTGTTCAACATCTCGGCCGACGGGCGTCACTACTCTCGGATCGCGACGACCGGTGCCGGCGGCACGCTCGGTGAGGGTGTCGACCGCGTGGTGATGGACGACGCCGTCCCCGTCGCCGTCGGTGGCGACGCGACGGTCGCCGTCCGTACGGCCGGCGAAGTGACCATCGAGTCCAACCGCCGCAGCGGGCGCTATCCGGTCGCGGCGACGAACGGCAACGTCTCCGTGATCGGTGACGCGACGTTCCTGCAGCCGGACGACGCGTACGTCGCCGACAACGAGGTGCTGATCGGCAACGTCGCCGACTTCCTCGTCTCCGGCGAGAAGATCGACGAGAACGCACCGGTGAAAGACTCCGACGGCGAGGGTCGTCGCGGTCCCCCGCGTCGCTGAGTCGAGTCACACCTTCCCCCGACCGTTCTTTCCCCGTACAAGTACACCTCGCACGTCGAAGAGATCGAGCACGACGAAACGCGTCTCACATCCGCTGAGACGGACCACATACTTTTGTGTGGGTGAGAGGACGACCCGACAGACGATGCCGCGTAACCTGTCGATCGGTCTCGTAGTCGTTCTGCTGGTCACCGTCCTCGCAGGGTGCGGCGCGCAGCCGCCGACGGTTCGGTTCGCCGAGGTCGGGGACAACGAGTCGATCGCCGACGAGACGTCCGACGCACTCGAGTCGGTCGCACCGCCACTCCGACCGATCGTCACCGACGACGAGACAGTGTACTCCTCGCTGGAGTACTCGACTGAGGATGGACAGACAGTGTCGCACAACGGCACGTACTACACCACCGAGAAGACGCGAGCCGGTGTCCAGACGGTCACCGTCGTGACGGTCACCGCCGAGTCCACCGCTGACTCACCAGACTACTCACTCGACACGCTCTCGCGTCGAGACGAGGCACTATTCAAACGGACACTTCGATCGGGTGAGACCCCCTCGAACGCCTCCATCGTGTACACACCACGCCAGGTCGACGACTCCGTGATCGTCGGGTCGGACTCACCCGTCGTGATCGGCACACCGACCGAGACGTTCGTCTTCGATGTCACCAAGACGGAGACAGAGACGCGGCCACGCTACCGCTACACTGCGACACAGATCGCCAACTCGACCGACGAGTACGTCGCCTATCTCTATCGAAATAAACTCGTTCGACTCGACTTCGAGAACAACAGTGCTGTCAACCAGGCGATCGGGGAGGAAGCGTACTACGGGGACACCGAGGACTTCGCCGAACTGAACCGATCACTCCCTCGCGAGCGAGCACTCGTGCACACTAGCTACTCGGGCCGGTGGCTGGTGACGTACAACGGCACAACCTACTACGCGAGGTTGTCCTTCTTCAACTAGGAGTCTCGCCTACTTCTGGGATCGGTGGGTTCTTCGGACTCGTTCGCTCTCGACACGCTGTCGATAGGTATACGTCGAGTACCGACGACCTGCCCACCGTGCCCTCCAGACGCGAGACGATCGCGAGTGTCGCTGGTGTCGTGACGCTAACTGCCGGCTGTAGCGGTGACGACGACCCGCCCGTCCGGTGTTCCAGTCGCGGGGTGGCGAGCGAGTCAGAGCACCTGCGACAGGTCGCCGTACTCCGCGGCGACGAACGGGTGGCTCTCGGGGTGGTCGTCTCGAGACAGGCCGCGCGCGACGACAGGTTCCACGCGATCCGCATCCGAGACGCAGCGGACGAACTCGTCGCCTCGATTCCACTCTTCGCCAATCGGGATATGAGCCGTCTTGAGCATAGCGACTACGGTATCCTCACCGAGGGAAGCGGGGAACTCTACGCAGTATCACTTGGACGTCCGCCGGTCCACGGCGAGTTCACGGTCGCGTTGGTCGACACCGACGGAGAACCGCTCGCTACCTCGACCGAACAGTTCAATTGCTACACCGCCACGCTGTAGCCATCACGTTGGAACGGTCGGGCCGGGACGGCGAACTCGCTCGGCGGTGAACGGGGTGAGGTGCGGCGAGTGGTGTAGCCGACCGTGACCCTTCGGTACTTCCACGCGCGCCAGTCACCTCGTGGACCCAGCGTTCGACCGAGCTGTACGGCAGTACAACATCGGAGAGATCTCTGTACGCCCGTACACAGGTGTTTCGGGGCGCGAACGGTGCAGACGGCACTATACCCACTGCTCGACACGACACTGTCGATGACACGGCGCGACATCGGTCGAGAGGACGCACGAACCGACGAGATCGACCGCGGTGCGGAGGATGAGCCACACGGTGCTCTCGGGTACCGGGAGGGTGCACGATGAGTACCGCCTCCGATCGAGGGCTCTCGGCCGCCGTTCCGGATCGTGCGACGGCTCGGGCGGTGCTCGCGGCACTCGGACTCGCCGTCGGCGGGCTCGTCGCGGGCATCGCGGGGGTGTTCACCTTCTCGACGATTCGGGAAGCCGTCGGGATCGCCGGCACACCGGTCGGTGACGCCTTCGGCAGTGGGATTCAGCTCGGCTTCGGTGCACTCGCTCTCGTGTTCCTCGCGGTCGCGGACGACCCGCGACGCTACGTCGGGATTCGGTGGCCGACACTGGAAGACGTCGGCTGGACGCTCGCGACGCCGGTCGCGATCACACTCGTCGGCTGGACCTTCCTCGCGATCCAGTCGGCACTCGGCGTCGAGACCGGTTCGCACGCGGGCTCGGAGGGTATCCTCGACGTCGGTGTCGTCTTCGCGGAGCAGCCGATCGTCTGGGTGCTGGTGCTCGGGTGGCTGTTCCTGGTCGCGGCACCGATGGAGGAACTCCTCTACCGTGGCATCGTCCAGGGACGAGTCCGACCGCACCTCGGGACCGCCGGGACGGTTCTCGTGGCCGCTGCCGCGTTCGGACTGATGCACGCACTGCCAGTGGTGTTCGGCGGTGTCGCCGAGGCGTCGCTCGCGTTCCTCCGCACCGCGATCGGCGGAGTCGTCTGGGGGTACGCCTACGAGCGGACGCGGAACCTCGCCGTGACGGCCGTCGCGCACGCGTCTGTGTGGGTCGTGAACTACGAGGTGGTGCTCTCGCTCGTCTGACCCGCGGACGACGAGCGGTTTCCACGACCGCGACTCGACGGGACTTCCGTCGCGCCGTCGCCACGACGGCGCGTCCGGGACGAGACCCCGTCCAGCTTCGGTTAGAGCCGTTCCCAGACCGACCGGAGCGTGGCCGCCGGACCGTCGACGAACTCGCGGAGCTTGGGCACGAGATCGTACTTCACGCTGCGAGCGGCGAGAATACCGAGTCCGATGGCCAACGCCGACCCGCCGAACACGAGTGAGACGAACGCGATCGCGCCGTCGACTCCCGGCGGCACGGTGCCGAACGGGACGGGGACCAGCAGGACACCCGGGAGCGCGAGCGCGGTCCCGATCTTCAACGCCAACTCCGATCGACGCTTCCACGCGGAGGGGTCGCCGGCGGCCGCCAGTTCGGCCGCGGCGGCACTCTCCACCTCCTCGCGCGTCCGGAGGTCGATCGACTCGAGCGTCCGCTCCTCGCGCTCGGTGTCGACCTC
It contains:
- a CDS encoding lysostaphin resistance A-like protein; translation: MSTASDRGLSAAVPDRATARAVLAALGLAVGGLVAGIAGVFTFSTIREAVGIAGTPVGDAFGSGIQLGFGALALVFLAVADDPRRYVGIRWPTLEDVGWTLATPVAITLVGWTFLAIQSALGVETGSHAGSEGILDVGVVFAEQPIVWVLVLGWLFLVAAPMEELLYRGIVQGRVRPHLGTAGTVLVAAAAFGLMHALPVVFGGVAEASLAFLRTAIGGVVWGYAYERTRNLAVTAVAHASVWVVNYEVVLSLV
- a CDS encoding ABC transporter permease translates to MADDPASLLTNTQRERVPEDFESVDGAKRRRGRQRVRQRLSAGVRDFDHLVAYPDDELAAAFEDTDEETVERSLAAMLVVHERLREIHGVERAAVIERARERVDEVDTEREERTLESIDLRTREEVESAAAAELAAAGDPSAWKRRSELALKIGTALALPGVLLVPVPFGTVPPGVDGAIAFVSLVFGGSALAIGLGILAARSVKYDLVPKLREFVDGPAATLRSVWERL